A window of Spirochaeta isovalerica contains these coding sequences:
- a CDS encoding anaerobic sulfatase maturase — MDNFHLMAKPAGPACNLNCTYCFYLEKENLFRSGQTQMSDEILEAYTQKYIASQKGPDVNFAWQGGEPTIAGLDFFRKAVKLQKKHNKGKKITNALQTNGTLINEEWCRFLAKNHFLVGLSLDGPGELHDRYRRNKGDKPTFLKVKRAMDLFRRFGVEYNILTTVNDRNSREPLKVYDFFKKAGVEFIQFIPIVEREGDSGAHELGLQLGVPGQGDDSETEVTGWSVEPETYGDFLIAIFDRWIRHDVGRIFVMNFEWAFSAAINGVSGVCQFAPRCGNAGIVEHNGDVYSCDHFVYPRYKIGNILDDNPAELFNSEQQIRFGMVKETGLSNECHSCPVLNLCYGGCPKHRFDKGQNYLCRGYKKFFTHIQPFIKTARTLVSQGRPLTDLMAMADSLLEK, encoded by the coding sequence ATGGACAATTTTCATCTAATGGCCAAGCCGGCCGGACCGGCCTGCAACCTCAATTGCACCTATTGCTTTTATCTGGAAAAGGAAAATCTCTTCCGTTCCGGACAGACTCAAATGAGTGATGAAATCCTGGAAGCCTATACGCAAAAGTACATAGCCTCCCAGAAGGGCCCTGATGTGAATTTCGCCTGGCAGGGCGGCGAGCCGACTATTGCCGGACTGGATTTTTTCCGAAAGGCCGTGAAACTTCAGAAGAAGCACAACAAGGGGAAGAAAATCACCAATGCCCTTCAGACGAACGGAACTCTGATAAATGAGGAGTGGTGCCGTTTCCTCGCGAAGAATCATTTTCTCGTCGGACTCAGTCTGGATGGTCCCGGAGAATTGCACGATAGGTACAGGCGCAATAAAGGGGATAAGCCGACCTTTCTCAAAGTGAAAAGAGCCATGGATTTATTCCGCCGATTCGGTGTCGAATACAATATCCTGACAACGGTTAACGACAGAAACAGCCGGGAACCTTTGAAGGTCTACGATTTTTTTAAGAAGGCCGGCGTGGAATTCATACAGTTTATTCCCATTGTGGAACGGGAAGGCGATAGCGGAGCTCACGAACTAGGGCTCCAGCTCGGCGTACCGGGACAGGGTGATGATTCCGAAACGGAAGTAACCGGCTGGTCAGTCGAACCGGAAACATACGGGGACTTTCTGATCGCCATTTTTGACAGATGGATCAGACATGATGTGGGACGGATTTTTGTTATGAATTTCGAATGGGCTTTCAGCGCTGCTATAAACGGCGTCTCCGGAGTCTGTCAGTTCGCCCCCAGATGCGGCAATGCCGGAATCGTGGAGCATAACGGAGATGTCTATTCCTGCGATCACTTTGTCTATCCCCGGTATAAAATCGGGAATATTCTCGATGATAACCCGGCCGAACTGTTTAATTCGGAACAACAGATCCGCTTCGGCATGGTTAAGGAGACAGGACTGAGCAATGAATGCCACAGCTGTCCCGTCCTGAATCTCTGTTACGGAGGCTGCCCGAAACACCGCTTTGACAAGGGGCAGAATTATCTCTGCCGGGGCTACAAAAAGTTCTTCACCCATATACAGCCATTTATCAAAACCGCCCGGACACTGGTGTCTCAAGGACGGCCGCTGACTGATCTCATGGCTATGGCGGACAGCTTACTTGAGAAATAA
- a CDS encoding PGPGW domain-containing protein translates to MIASLLEIFRDFWWLGLVSLAAFFLTILILPVVIVRLPEDYFVGDRADGFINRQKRGFRFILLVLKNLAGAFLLIMGIIMLFVPGQGILTIIAGLSVMNFPGKRRIELRLASNKKVMKGLNWIRDKGHRNHFHEWEQVIS, encoded by the coding sequence GTGATTGCCTCTCTTCTTGAGATATTCCGGGATTTCTGGTGGCTGGGCTTAGTCTCTCTAGCCGCATTCTTTCTGACCATTCTGATTTTACCGGTTGTCATTGTCAGATTGCCGGAGGATTATTTTGTCGGGGACAGGGCCGATGGATTTATAAACCGACAGAAAAGAGGCTTCCGTTTCATTCTTCTGGTTCTCAAAAATCTGGCGGGGGCTTTTCTGCTTATTATGGGAATCATAATGTTATTTGTTCCCGGCCAGGGAATCCTCACTATCATAGCGGGCTTGTCCGTTATGAATTTCCCCGGCAAAAGGCGAATCGAACTGCGCCTGGCATCGAATAAAAAAGTCATGAAGGGGTTGAACTGGATCCGGGATAAGGGGCACCGAAACCATTTTCATGAATGGGAACAGGTGATATCATAG
- a CDS encoding aldo/keto reductase: MEYRTYKGRKTAALGFGGMRIEDPDNIARSAETVLRAFELGITYFDTAPGYCKDKSEIIMGEAIKEMKKSGNPFTISTKSSRADGGELREQLETSLKRLNVDTIDYYNCWYVLTKKDWENRKKKGAVQAILKAKEEGLIRHAVFSTHLPGPHIRDVIEEGIFEGVTLGYSVINFPFRQEGIEAAVKRDMGVVVMNPLGGGVIPQNEDQFGFLKVGENQTMVDAALHFLLSDPRITVSLVGFRNIADVESAVASVEKFKPYGEDQIAYIRKRVESEFNQLCTSCMYCNVCPEGIPVWSFMETWNHLKLKGAEAVGDRLKWHWGTDIAELDKCTRCLKCERACTQKLPIMERFEDLKKAVKG; encoded by the coding sequence ATGGAATACAGAACTTACAAAGGCAGAAAAACAGCGGCGTTGGGTTTCGGAGGAATGAGAATTGAAGATCCCGATAATATAGCCAGATCAGCGGAAACGGTTCTCCGCGCTTTTGAACTGGGTATTACCTATTTCGATACGGCTCCCGGATACTGCAAAGATAAATCGGAAATTATTATGGGCGAAGCCATCAAAGAGATGAAAAAGAGCGGGAATCCCTTCACCATATCCACGAAATCGTCCCGGGCCGACGGAGGAGAGTTGAGGGAACAACTGGAAACATCCTTGAAGCGGCTGAACGTCGATACGATCGATTATTATAACTGCTGGTACGTACTGACAAAAAAAGACTGGGAGAACAGAAAAAAGAAAGGGGCGGTACAGGCAATTCTGAAAGCTAAAGAGGAAGGCCTTATCCGCCATGCCGTTTTTTCCACTCATCTTCCCGGTCCCCATATCAGGGATGTGATTGAAGAGGGGATTTTCGAAGGAGTCACTCTCGGCTACTCAGTCATTAATTTTCCATTCCGCCAGGAGGGGATTGAAGCAGCTGTCAAAAGAGATATGGGAGTCGTGGTTATGAATCCTCTGGGCGGAGGAGTTATTCCCCAGAACGAAGATCAGTTCGGCTTCCTCAAAGTCGGCGAAAACCAGACTATGGTCGATGCGGCGCTCCACTTCCTCCTTTCCGATCCCCGTATTACCGTTTCTCTTGTGGGGTTCCGCAATATCGCCGATGTGGAATCGGCTGTTGCCTCCGTAGAGAAATTCAAACCCTATGGTGAGGATCAGATAGCCTATATCCGCAAGCGGGTCGAATCGGAGTTCAATCAGCTCTGTACCTCCTGTATGTACTGCAATGTCTGCCCCGAGGGCATTCCGGTCTGGAGCTTTATGGAAACCTGGAACCATCTCAAGCTGAAAGGAGCAGAAGCCGTGGGTGACCGATTGAAATGGCATTGGGGTACGGATATTGCCGAACTGGATAAATGCACCCGCTGTCTCAAGTGCGAAAGAGCCTGTACCCAGAAACTGCCCATAATGGAGAGATTCGAGGACTTGAAAAAGGCTGTAAAGGGTTAA
- a CDS encoding GGDEF domain-containing protein, which produces MGTMNNLDVERVIYNIIVVICFLFVANLFMYNVNEIYQTPSGSISLKDNWSFSREGETVYSGPSNTVILMDDREKFPSGLYSLTNDFLYFGDYQDPVLVIPAMEGNGVRIFINDRTLAVYGDMERGRSSRWNTSHVVRIPEEILQRGRNRIRLDVLSLYKLGIHSTPYITDIRSHGYKLFALQFFSNYSILLIIGNIIALGFILILMGVRIGREGLSKTFLGIGLFVLAAYMLDYQYIELLPVDYVLFKKIIVSFSFISPVFVLAGINIHMKNKIDIPGIISMALFGGAALYILTCPPDSIQHEIRYGRVNWVYAFILLDSIWLYLSQWEKKTNLVMLAGLTFTGVIMVHDIGAYHSFGESILFFHYGVNFFIISLTLTVVGDSLNFYSALKEERKKVELAMRKTMIDALTGAFNRRVLQNIENLYCEYFSLLLIDLDHFKNINDNYGHFCGDRILKEVVQVCLQLIRDEDYCIRLGGDEFVIFLPHCREEGALVIADELKTRINDIVINNDRERVSFSCSIGVSEHEGQSISEALKVADKALYRAKITRDSISL; this is translated from the coding sequence ATGGGTACGATGAATAATCTCGATGTAGAAAGAGTCATTTACAATATCATTGTCGTCATCTGTTTTCTCTTCGTAGCCAATTTATTCATGTACAATGTCAATGAAATTTATCAGACTCCCTCAGGGTCTATCAGTCTCAAGGACAATTGGAGCTTTTCCAGAGAGGGCGAAACAGTTTACAGCGGTCCTTCCAACACCGTCATACTCATGGATGACCGGGAAAAATTCCCTTCCGGTCTATACAGTCTGACAAATGATTTTCTCTATTTCGGAGACTATCAGGATCCGGTTCTGGTCATTCCCGCTATGGAAGGGAACGGTGTCAGGATTTTTATCAATGACAGAACACTTGCAGTATACGGTGATATGGAGAGGGGGAGAAGTTCCCGCTGGAATACGTCCCACGTTGTCAGAATCCCCGAAGAGATTCTGCAAAGGGGAAGGAACAGGATCCGGCTCGATGTTTTATCTCTCTACAAGCTGGGCATTCACTCCACCCCCTATATAACAGACATCCGCAGCCATGGCTACAAGCTCTTCGCTCTTCAGTTTTTCAGCAATTATTCCATTCTTCTCATTATAGGCAATATCATTGCTCTCGGGTTTATTCTCATCTTAATGGGAGTCCGCATCGGCAGAGAGGGGCTGTCTAAAACATTTCTCGGAATAGGTTTGTTTGTCCTGGCGGCCTATATGCTCGACTATCAGTATATAGAGCTGCTTCCTGTAGATTATGTCCTTTTCAAAAAAATTATCGTTTCCTTCTCCTTTATCTCTCCGGTTTTCGTTCTGGCGGGAATCAATATTCATATGAAAAACAAAATCGATATACCGGGAATTATATCGATGGCACTGTTCGGCGGCGCCGCGCTCTATATCCTGACCTGCCCTCCCGATTCGATTCAGCATGAAATCCGCTACGGACGGGTCAACTGGGTCTACGCTTTTATTCTCCTTGATAGCATCTGGCTTTATCTTTCCCAGTGGGAGAAGAAAACCAATCTCGTCATGCTGGCCGGTTTGACTTTCACCGGCGTTATCATGGTTCATGATATAGGGGCATATCATTCCTTTGGTGAATCGATTCTCTTCTTTCATTACGGAGTGAATTTTTTCATTATTTCCCTGACTTTGACTGTCGTCGGCGATTCGCTGAATTTTTATTCAGCGCTGAAGGAGGAAAGGAAGAAAGTTGAGCTTGCCATGAGGAAAACCATGATCGATGCTCTGACCGGCGCCTTTAACCGGCGCGTTCTGCAGAATATAGAAAACCTCTATTGCGAATATTTCTCGCTCCTTCTTATCGACCTGGATCATTTCAAGAATATAAATGACAACTACGGACATTTCTGCGGAGACCGAATTCTGAAAGAGGTGGTTCAGGTCTGTCTCCAGCTTATCCGCGATGAAGATTACTGCATCCGGCTCGGAGGAGATGAGTTTGTTATTTTTCTGCCGCACTGCCGTGAGGAAGGGGCTCTGGTCATCGCCGATGAATTAAAGACCAGGATAAATGATATCGTTATCAATAACGACCGGGAACGGGTCAGCTTCAGCTGCAGTATCGGTGTTTCCGAGCATGAAGGCCAGAGTATATCCGAAGCCCTGAAAGTCGCTGATAAAGCCCTTTATCGAGCAAAAATTACAAGAGACTCAATTTCTCTATAA
- a CDS encoding DUF898 family protein produces the protein MKGRFKFEGKGGEFFSLILIQGLLTVITLGIYYSWALVKIDKYLMDNLTLDGKKFEFKGEGGEFFSLLIVQVLLTVITFGIYSPWAIVRIVGYIAEKTELDGEAFAFDADGASLFSLLIIQYLLTCITLGIYGPWAAIKIYRYYAGHVSYKGVHFEFGGDGAQYFSLLIVQVLLITVTLGIYTPWALVKIYSYLYSELSYEGEKFGFDGTGGELFSIILKGVVLSAITLGIYLAWYEMELMSYICGHVSIGESSAAV, from the coding sequence ATGAAAGGTCGTTTCAAATTCGAAGGAAAGGGCGGTGAATTTTTCAGTCTCATACTGATTCAGGGACTGCTCACAGTTATCACATTGGGAATTTACTATTCCTGGGCTCTTGTAAAAATCGATAAGTATCTCATGGATAATCTGACTCTCGACGGAAAGAAATTCGAGTTCAAAGGAGAAGGCGGAGAGTTTTTCAGTCTGCTTATCGTTCAGGTCCTGCTGACTGTCATCACTTTCGGGATCTATTCTCCCTGGGCAATAGTCAGGATCGTCGGCTATATAGCTGAAAAGACAGAGCTGGACGGAGAAGCTTTTGCATTTGATGCCGATGGAGCATCACTATTCAGCCTTCTTATTATCCAGTATCTGCTCACCTGTATAACCCTGGGGATTTACGGTCCCTGGGCAGCTATAAAAATCTACCGTTATTATGCCGGTCATGTCTCCTATAAAGGCGTTCACTTCGAATTCGGCGGCGACGGGGCGCAATACTTCAGCCTGCTTATCGTTCAGGTTCTGCTCATTACTGTTACTCTGGGTATTTATACCCCATGGGCTCTGGTTAAAATTTATTCCTACCTCTATAGCGAACTCTCTTATGAAGGAGAGAAATTCGGTTTCGACGGAACAGGAGGAGAGCTGTTCTCTATTATTCTCAAAGGTGTTGTCCTCTCGGCGATTACGCTGGGAATTTATCTGGCCTGGTATGAAATGGAACTCATGTCATATATTTGCGGACATGTGTCAATTGGCGAAAGCTCAGCCGCAGTCTGA
- a CDS encoding trypsin-like peptidase domain-containing protein, which produces MSKPVKYIMTIFLVTFLIAPLQAWDKRNSGGFIQPGRRISSAIDLTGEQISYSYKTFKIRVADNVFAMDIQIENSPADLDIYVNFDREIANYDEVDFASTLELYNESINLSRMSSVPLQTGVYYIDIVYPLERLPLIGNKESNRIPFGLTVNLETLDEPVVLIPDQPVKSSLSSGEGMMKLFAVDLTGNEEALRIDLFGTTMDLDMYVSHGNIPMSPENADYLRESYLGEESLVIDSTAPRPLKPGRYYISVFDMIEDDLTDEFSIIVSRTAKPPEILMAYPELPRWDTPLDRALYSTVEISTESGSGSGCLVSPRGHIITGLHVITTGSGEIANELYVALNLSPYDPPRVLFKAELIDIRHDEDLAFLKISEGLYGQDLPEGYNFPFFFLAEDRPVKIGQELRFLGYPQIGGEGSRVSISLTRGLVSGFNRTDYGYLIKTDGEINGGNSGGAAFNSSYELVGFPMSVISDDGGQIAYIHPLSLIPEEWMKILGE; this is translated from the coding sequence GTGAGTAAACCGGTAAAATATATAATGACGATTTTTCTTGTCACTTTTCTCATTGCCCCTCTTCAGGCCTGGGATAAGAGAAATTCCGGAGGCTTTATTCAGCCGGGACGGAGAATCAGCAGCGCCATTGATCTGACGGGAGAGCAGATCTCCTACAGTTACAAGACTTTTAAAATCAGAGTCGCCGATAATGTTTTCGCCATGGATATTCAAATAGAGAATTCCCCGGCCGATCTGGACATCTATGTCAATTTTGACAGAGAAATCGCCAATTACGATGAGGTCGATTTCGCCAGCACTCTCGAGCTGTACAATGAATCCATCAATCTTTCGCGCATGTCCTCCGTCCCCCTGCAGACAGGTGTGTACTATATCGACATCGTCTATCCCCTTGAGAGGCTTCCCCTTATCGGGAACAAAGAATCAAACCGGATTCCCTTCGGACTGACTGTCAATCTGGAAACTCTCGATGAACCGGTGGTTCTCATTCCGGATCAGCCTGTCAAATCCTCTCTCTCCTCGGGCGAAGGTATGATGAAGCTCTTTGCCGTTGATCTAACGGGGAATGAAGAGGCGCTCCGCATCGATCTGTTCGGAACAACAATGGACCTCGATATGTATGTTTCCCACGGGAATATCCCCATGTCGCCGGAAAATGCAGATTACCTCCGTGAAAGTTACCTGGGAGAGGAATCTCTTGTCATCGACAGCACCGCTCCCCGCCCCCTTAAACCGGGCCGCTATTATATTTCCGTTTTCGATATGATTGAAGATGACCTGACTGATGAATTTTCCATTATCGTCTCCCGGACAGCAAAACCGCCGGAAATCCTGATGGCTTATCCCGAACTGCCCCGATGGGACACACCTCTGGACCGGGCTCTCTACAGCACGGTCGAGATTTCTACCGAATCGGGTTCCGGATCGGGGTGTCTCGTCTCGCCCCGGGGGCATATCATTACAGGGCTTCATGTTATTACCACCGGTAGCGGGGAGATCGCCAATGAGTTATATGTCGCTCTGAATCTCTCTCCCTATGACCCTCCGAGAGTACTTTTCAAAGCAGAACTGATAGACATCCGCCATGATGAGGACCTGGCTTTTCTCAAAATTTCAGAAGGTCTTTACGGCCAGGATCTTCCGGAAGGCTATAACTTTCCCTTTTTCTTTCTGGCGGAGGATCGGCCTGTAAAAATCGGCCAGGAGCTGAGGTTCCTCGGGTATCCCCAGATAGGCGGAGAAGGATCCCGGGTTTCCATCTCCCTGACAAGAGGTCTGGTCAGCGGTTTCAACAGGACTGATTACGGTTATCTGATTAAAACCGACGGAGAAATCAACGGGGGCAATTCGGGGGGAGCCGCTTTTAACAGCAGTTATGAGCTCGTCGGGTTTCCCATGTCGGTCATATCCGATGACGGCGGGCAGATAGCCTATATACATCCTTTGTCTCTGATACCGGAAGAGTGGATGAAGATTCTGGGAGAATAG
- a CDS encoding transglycosylase domain-containing protein has product MSSTKKKLLIALSAVAVLAAALRLSPVPGLKDFLDCRYSIPLYSAQNELIAVLPLEDGLRRQHLSVEDLSRDQISTVLQSEDRRFYFHPGFDLLSLIRATWQYARSGEIQSGGSTITMQLSGLMEPDRQGIPGKIYEIFNSLRLELRLSKGEILELYLNHLPFGSNVEGLQSAARYFLGKEAGELNREEILVLMMIPRRPEDFNPLKNPAANRDAVERTIPRIKGDISSEYLDRIYGGLENRDTAWPSSYNHFTNMVREKLTEEQWRRGAPLYTTLDQEMQKGAESYLRDILEQTDKNRISNGAVLVIDNRTGGILSYIGSADFHNDELNGQIDGVRILRQPGSTLKPFLYGKAIESGFGPSTPLPDIPMEFGSREIYIPENYNERYNGPVRLSVALGSSLNVPAVYLLERVGVMPFLEKLVNAGFDSLSNSENLGVGLALGNGEVSLWELVQGFSLFNREGNFIPLRFDNDRPVPEGRSVYRSEVARLIRAILSDNRNRILGFGRNNPLEVGFDAAFKTGTSNQFNNIWALGSTDDLTVGVWMGNFSGDTVIGSPGSSYPAQIVVSLLRDFHKADAFSGADNFIHRQICPLSGDLAGPHCPYSIDQFFPVDQVPGSCSWHTADGTVLPAEYGRWASIYHQDFLIAPTAEGVKISQPGDGALFYLDPTLPDDSQAIAVRILGRYEVSLYINDIEVTRQQAPFTWFEKVKRGALVLRAEGGGEIDRATVIVK; this is encoded by the coding sequence TTGTCATCCACTAAGAAAAAACTTCTCATTGCCTTATCGGCAGTCGCGGTGCTGGCAGCAGCGCTTCGGCTGTCGCCGGTTCCCGGCCTGAAGGATTTTCTCGATTGCCGGTACAGCATTCCCCTCTACAGCGCACAGAATGAACTGATCGCTGTCCTCCCTCTCGAAGATGGATTGCGGCGCCAGCATCTTTCCGTCGAAGATTTGAGCCGGGATCAGATCTCGACCGTTCTGCAGAGTGAGGACCGCCGGTTCTACTTTCATCCCGGCTTTGACCTCCTCTCTTTGATCAGGGCAACCTGGCAGTATGCCCGGAGCGGCGAGATCCAGTCCGGCGGTTCGACGATAACCATGCAGCTTTCGGGATTGATGGAGCCTGACCGGCAGGGGATTCCGGGGAAAATCTACGAGATCTTCAATTCACTGCGCCTGGAGCTGAGACTTAGCAAAGGGGAAATTCTCGAATTGTATCTGAATCATCTCCCTTTCGGTTCCAATGTGGAGGGTCTGCAGAGTGCCGCCCGTTATTTTCTGGGAAAAGAGGCCGGTGAGCTGAACCGGGAGGAAATTCTGGTCCTTATGATGATCCCCCGGCGACCCGAGGATTTCAATCCGCTGAAAAATCCCGCTGCGAACAGGGATGCTGTCGAGAGAACCATACCCAGAATCAAGGGAGACATTTCTTCTGAATACCTAGACAGGATATACGGCGGGCTGGAAAACCGGGATACTGCCTGGCCATCCTCCTATAACCATTTTACCAATATGGTGCGGGAGAAACTGACGGAAGAGCAGTGGAGGAGAGGGGCGCCTCTCTATACGACACTGGATCAGGAGATGCAGAAAGGCGCAGAATCCTATCTGCGAGATATTCTGGAACAGACCGATAAAAACAGAATATCCAACGGAGCCGTACTTGTCATCGACAACAGAACGGGAGGCATTCTCTCCTACATCGGTTCGGCAGATTTCCATAACGACGAGCTGAACGGTCAAATCGACGGCGTGAGAATCCTTCGCCAGCCCGGATCGACCCTCAAGCCCTTTCTTTACGGGAAAGCCATTGAGTCGGGGTTCGGGCCTTCAACGCCGCTGCCCGATATACCGATGGAGTTCGGTTCCAGGGAAATTTATATTCCGGAGAACTACAACGAACGGTACAACGGTCCGGTTCGGCTGAGCGTCGCTCTGGGATCTTCTCTCAATGTTCCGGCGGTTTATTTATTGGAGCGGGTCGGGGTTATGCCCTTTCTGGAGAAACTGGTCAATGCCGGTTTCGATTCTCTGTCGAATAGTGAAAATCTCGGCGTGGGGCTGGCTCTGGGAAACGGGGAGGTCTCGCTCTGGGAACTGGTTCAGGGGTTTTCCCTTTTCAACCGTGAGGGAAATTTTATTCCTCTCCGGTTTGACAATGATCGGCCCGTTCCCGAAGGCCGTTCGGTTTACCGCAGCGAGGTGGCCCGGCTCATCCGTGCGATCCTCTCGGACAACCGGAACAGAATCCTCGGGTTCGGGCGCAACAATCCTCTGGAAGTTGGTTTCGATGCGGCATTCAAGACCGGGACTTCCAATCAGTTCAATAATATCTGGGCGCTCGGGTCTACCGATGACCTGACTGTCGGCGTGTGGATGGGGAATTTTTCGGGGGATACGGTCATCGGTTCTCCGGGTAGCTCCTATCCCGCGCAGATCGTCGTTTCGCTTCTCAGGGATTTTCACAAAGCTGATGCTTTTTCCGGGGCGGACAATTTTATTCACCGGCAGATCTGTCCACTGAGCGGTGATCTGGCTGGCCCTCACTGTCCCTATTCCATTGATCAGTTCTTCCCCGTCGATCAGGTTCCCGGTTCGTGCAGCTGGCATACTGCCGATGGGACGGTCCTTCCCGCCGAATACGGCCGATGGGCTTCGATTTATCATCAGGATTTCCTGATCGCTCCGACCGCGGAAGGAGTGAAGATATCGCAACCCGGGGATGGTGCTCTCTTTTATCTCGATCCGACGCTGCCCGACGATTCCCAGGCCATTGCCGTGAGGATCCTTGGGAGATATGAGGTTTCGCTATATATTAATGATATCGAAGTGACGCGGCAGCAGGCGCCTTTCACCTGGTTCGAGAAGGTAAAGAGAGGGGCTCTGGTTCTCCGGGCGGAAGGCGGCGGAGAGATAGACCGGGCGACAGTCATTGTCAAATAA